One Coregonus clupeaformis isolate EN_2021a chromosome 36, ASM2061545v1, whole genome shotgun sequence genomic window, ACatggacatggataatatacagttaacATTTAGGCCTAATTAAACTGTCTCATTTGGCAATGTTCAACTTCAATTCACTGGCACTATGTAAAATATATTAGCCCATACACATTGATAGTAAAATCTGTACTTTAATATACTTTTGGTGTATTTACTAGGCATTGCAAGACATTGCGATAAAGATTACCAAGATATAGCCTATGCGCACGGTTCTGGTTGTCTGCCTGCCCCTCTCCCACCCTCGCTGGCTCGCCTGCTCTTTCTCTTCTCTAAGAAAGATGCTGCGCACGAGGTGGAATATATGGGACTCTACGTAGTTCTTTGCATAGAAATAAGAAATCATTcttatttctatgtttgtgtcATTTGctaccagctatgaaacaaaacggcAGAAATACTTGAAAATAGCTACGGCAGGATTTTTGTTTGCTATAAATCACAACTCGCACCTGGTCATACTTTTTACTTTTTCAGTTCGAACACATCTATTTTTAGGCGCatatgcgagtaaaatggtcgcactgtagagccctgaaaTTCACTCACAGAGAGGATGAAGGAGCAtcatgctctcctcctcctccatgtaaAGAAATTTGACTGCAGCCAACCACAGCGCACACAAATCACACTGCCCATAGGTACTGGGAGGCGGGACGGATAGCAGACTGTCAAACCAGCAGTGTTTCCCTGTCATCGCTCGCTTTGTGACTGACATGTGCCTGTCCTATCAATAGATCGCTAGAAGATGCATATAGTTCATTCTAGTGGGAGAGGGCAGGGCAGACTTTTTTTTTTCTGACTAGCGAATGGAAAAGTAGCCTAGTTAATTTAAGGTTGAGTCCAAAACAGGAGGTTTAAAAAGTAACAAAGTTGTTTTCAGTCCTCTGCAGCATTGCTTTAAttaacaaaagcctgcacacccagtaacTCACGAGGACCAGAGTTGGAGTCTCACTCTATCACTGTATCTAGCCACCCGGAAGTGATTGTAGCCTAGGCTTTACAATCCTAGGTTCAAACAAGTTATAGTCTATTATTCAAACTAACTGATTATCTGTTTGTTTTCACACAGCCTTACAAGTGCACCGCGGAGAGTTTCCCTTTTTGGAACCTGGGTACAAGCTAAGTTTGGCTTGCCCCGTTCTGGACGCTCTACTGCGAGGTGGTGTACCGTTGAGCGGCATCACAGAACTGGCAGGGGAGAGCAGTGCAGGAAAGACCCAGTTTGGCTTGCAGCTGTGTCTCTCTGTGCAGTACCCACTGGAGTATGGAGGGCTCAATTCAGGTGACCTAATGGATAAAACGGACTGAATCGGGGAGGGACAAACTGCCTAGCCTGTCTAATAAGGAACACTCATTTTAATTTCGGTTACAAAACATTTGAAAACGTTTTCCATTGCATGTCCTAATAAACGTGACCCAGCTCTTTGTTGACAGTATTTTGTCCTGATGTTCTGCCTGTAAACCCATATTGCCTAAATATTGTAACTTTTTAATTATTGGCAGATAGTGATGCTTATGGCATgatattttgtatgtgtgtttgtctttaCACCTGCAGGAGCTGTGTATATTTGCACAGAGGACTCGTTTCCCATCAAGCGTCTGTGGCAGCTCATTACCCAGCAGGCTCGGTTGCGGCCAGAGCTTCCCCAGGCCCTGATACGGAGCATCCGTTTCAGCGACAACATCTATATAGAGCACGCTGCCGATCTGGTAAGACAGTGGTGCAACAGACACCCACTGTAGTGGAGAATTCCTATAAAACGCCACTGGCACAGGTTGAGAGCAGTTCATGACGCGTCCGCATAGAATTGGCTTTCCAGACGTAGATATgtagcacgatgggacaaggacatccctgccggccaaaccctccctagcctggacgacgctgggccaattgtgcgccgccccatgggtctcccggtcgcggccggcagcgacagagcctggactctaaccaggatctctagtggcacagctagcactgcgatgcagtgccttagaccactgcgccactcaggaggcccggattttagacatttttgctaatttatatttaaaacaaaataataatggaaatatcacatttacataagtattcagaccctttactcagtactttgttgaagcacctttggcagcgattacagcctcaagtcttcttgggtatgatgctacaagcttggcacacctgtatttgggaagtttccccattcttctctgcagatcctctcaagctctataaggttggatggggagcgttgctgcacagctattttcaggtctctccagagatgttcgatcgggttcaagtccggtctctggctgggccactcaaggacattcagagacttgccccaaagcaactcctgcgttgtcttggctgtgtgcttagggtcgttgtcctgttggaaggtgaaacttcgcccccagtctgaggtcctgagtgctctggagcagattttcatcaaggatctctctgtagtttgctccgttcatctttgcttcgatcctgactagtctcccagtccctgccgctgaaaaacatctccacattatgatgctgccaccacgatgcttcaccgtagggatggtgccaggtttcctccagaagtgacacttggcattcaggccaaagagttcaattctggtttcatcagaccagagaatctcatggtctgagagtatttaggtgccttttggcaaactcaaagcgggctgtcatgtgccttttactgaggagtggcttctgtctggccactctaccataaaggcctgactggtggagtgctgcttagatggttgtccttctggaaggttctcccatctccacagaggaactctagagctctgtcagtgaccatagggttcttggtcacctccctgaccaaggcccttctcccccgattgctcagtttggccagacggccagctctaggaagagtcttggtggttccaaacttcttccatttaagaatgatgaaggccactgtgttcttggggaccttcaatgctgcagacattttttggtaccgttccccagatctgtgcctcgacacaatcctgtctcggagctctacggacaattcctttgacctcatggcttggtttttgctctaacatgcactgtcaactgtgggaccttatatagacaggcgtgtgccttttcatgtccaatcaattgaatttaccacaggtggactccaagttgtagaaacctctcaaggatgatcaatggaaacaggatgcacctgagctcaattttgagtctcataggaaagagtcggaatacttatgtaaataaggtatttcagttttccgaaggcactgtacatgtgacCAGTGTTTCTGTGCTGTCCCAACAGGGTGCACTGCAGGCCTGCGTGTCCCAGCGGGTGCCCATCCTGCTCTCCCGGGGCCTGGTCCGGCTGGTGGTGGTGGACTCAGTGGCGGCCCTGTTCCGCAGCGAGTTCCAGGCGGACGAGGGCATCGAGAGAGCCCGCCACATGCTGACCTTTGCTGCCACTCTCCACCGCCTGAGTCACAACTACAGTACCCCGGTGCTGTGCATCAACCAGGTAGGGAAGAGCCTTAACTGCTCAGCAGACCCGGGTTAAATGCACTATATCAAATACTATTTAGGTTTGCCTGGTACTAGTAGGGGAAACACTGAAATAGTTCCAAAAGTGCAAACTCGAGTATATACGTAAACTTCATGTATTTCACCCAGTTCTGCTACACATGCATGTCAACCTAGATTATGTATTATGCTTTCTTGGCTCACTTGAAAAGGAGATGTTTATCTCAATGTGACTTTGCTGTTTAAATAAAGGATATATCAAATTAATAATGTGTTGTTGGATGTGTTCTATTGATATTGCATGATATAATTTTGTTATAGTAGCCTGACCCTATAGATAAACAAAAGCTAGCAGCATGTTCAGAATAATGTAATGAGTTATTGCACCGTACCTCTTCAGGTGACAGATGTAATTGATGGCCCAGATCCAGCACACTGTAACTTTGGGTAAGCTGTTTGAGTCTCCTGATTATATTTACTTGCATAGAGAGATACAAGTATAGATCCCATGTATCATTAGTGTGTGTGCacctctgtgtggtgtgtgtgtctctatggctGTGTGTCTTcgaataatagtagtagtagtagtagtaataagttgggtgcttacatttgtcctatttcacacatgtacaagtgtgtgttaatacatgtgtgaattggaaTTTTGTTGATTGTatatcccactccccctgagacaccctcggagagtggggtcatggccagggaTCAGACATTattgacggtgtgtgtgtgtgtgtgtgtgtgtgtgtgtgcgtgcgcgcactTCTTTCCCAGGCTGGTGGACAATAAGGTGCTGCCCGCCCTGGGCATGGCCTGGGCCAACCAGGTGATGGTGAGGCTGATGCTGCTCCGCCTCCCGGGCTGCGTGGGCACCGGGGAGCATGGCGGCAGCAGCGCACCCCGCAGGCTGGAGGTGGTGTTCGCCCCCCACCTCCCCAGAGTCAGCTGCCTGTGTGGGGTGTGGGAGGAAGGAGTGAGAGGGCTGCCAAACACAGACCCCGGTCCGTGACCGACAGCATTACAAAGAGACTTGAAACCACAAGCGAAGTGGGACTGAACGAGTGTACCTAAATCCGACAAACCTTTACAGTTGCAGGATACAGAAAAGTGTCAAATGTGAAAATGATAGGGACCCGCACACTGTTTAGATGCTCTCTGTAGTTTGGTCTTGGCAATATTGTAACCACAAAGGGACTTTATCAGGGGTTTCAGGGGTGATTCCAGCAAGGCATGCACACTGGAGGAGAGTGGACACTGCAGGATGGCAGGACTGTTGCCTTACCTTGTGCTTCGACATTCCATAGTGAAGCCTATATGCATTTAAAAGGAGAGAGATGGTATAAAAAGTATGGAAGTATGGTGAGTCAAATTATATGGAAATCCTCCTGACAAACTATGTCTATACCTTTTAAAAAATCAAATTCAGTTTTTAACAGCAGACATTTTCCTGCTTCTCTTTTCACAACAGAATTGAATATAGACTATTGCAAAAGTTGTTGTTTTTCGCACGACACTTCTGAAGTTTGATTTGCACAGCAGTGTGTGCCTGTTGGAGGGAGCCGACACTTGATTTAGAAATCGGCAGGACTGTGGTGTATGCCAATCAGTACTGACAGTAAACCTGGCTGAGAAGTTCGCAGAACATCCTAGTAACAGCACTGCCGGTTTCTAAATAGTGTAATTTCACTCCAACCAAGAGATGCTGCTCTGGAAGTCAAATGCACTTCTGAAAACACAGTGCAAAAAACTATCTGAAATTACTTAATTCTGGCCAAAGTGTTTCATATGTTACATGACGTtctatccagtggtgtagtggtaaaTAAAATTGGTGGGTAAACGCTGATCGCCGTTGGTGGTGAGTGAAGTAACGCTTtctatactttcaatgcatttttcccTGATAGGTGGGTAAACACTTGCACACAAAAAAAGTGAGTAAATGGCATTTCCGTGCATTTACTCGCCATTAAACCACTGGTTCTATCAAAACGGTAACAAATGTGGAAAGGAAAATGTGTTTGATGGTGAAGCACCACATTGGCATATCAGaactgtacagtgtttcctctatATCAGGGTTGCccaatcctgttcctggagagctaccctcctgtaggttttcgctccaaccccagatgttactaacctgattaatcttatcaacctgctaattattagaatcaggtgtgctagattagggttggagcaaaaacctacaggacggtagctctccaggaacagggttgggcagtcctgctcTATATCATATTAAATTGTATTGATCGCGTAcaaatattttgcagatgttgcggttatgttcctagctccaacagtacagtaatacctaacagtaatacctaacatgtacaagtgtgtattatacacGTGTGAATTGGCTATtcgttttttgcatatcccactccccctgatacaccctcggagagtggggtcacggccagggatcagccattattgatgGCGACCCTATGTCCGTGTGTACGGCTGTGCGTCTTTTTaaatccctgtgtgtgtcctgcaaaaaatgtcatattttgtatatatttctgcTGAGACATACTTTTAAATGGTTAGTCATTGgctcaatgactggaagtctatgggaacagctagcatatcattgtgctaacgctagtagCAATGGGTCTGATTCTCTGATAAATTAGGCTGAACTGTGCTGTTCCACTGTTACAGAGGTGGTATCAGCTCTTAACTGTGCTGTTCCACTGTTATACATacaagtaactgccaaaataaaggaaataccAACATAAAGCaccttaatagggcattgggccaccacgagccagaacagcttcaatgcaccttggcatagattctacaagtgtccgGAACTCTATTGGAGTGATGCGataccattcttccacaagaaattccctaatttggtgttttgttgatggtggtggaaaacgctgtgtgtgtccgaatacccatactagcgtaCTACATATTTAAACTGCATAGTATGTACTCATCTTCGCATACTATGTATGATATCATGTTTAGTAAAAAGTATGCAGTATGCCACGGCCGTAGCGTACTACTTTGGTACGGCTTCGCATAcataactggctagctaggttaAATATGAAAATTGTCGCTCAACAACAGCAAGCTTATCAGGTATTCAGCTAACTTCAAGTCCTACTAAAGCGCATAGCTTAACGTTAGCTAAAGTAAAGGCACGGCATGCTGCAAGTAACGATCTGTTTTTAAAGATATACGATTAAATGTCGTGATCATTTTAAGGACAAAAAAATGACTTGCATTTGAACAGTGCAGGAGACTCTTTGCTCGTTGTCTTTGCCATCTTcaatttgttttttgtttatcTTCAGAGAACTATCACATTTCGAAGCCCTATCTGGTTTgaatgcattgtgtgtgtgtgtgtgtgtgtgtgtgaaattccTGAAAGGTTTACAATTCATTCATACTACATGAGAAgccgaaatgagtatgacatcccgGCTTTTAAAGCACAATACATTTTCGCAATGTCACATGCTATTGTTCGCGTACTCAAAAGGCCTACTATTTAGtacgctagtatgggtatttggacatggccgctgtctcaggcaccactccagaatctcccataagtgttcaattgggttgagatctggtgactgagatggccatggcatatggtttccatagttttcatgctcatcaaaccatgcagtggccactcgtgccctgtggatgggggcactGTCATTCTATGGGggcataaccatggtagccaaaataatggcctgcccagcatttttatacatgacccgaagcatgatgggatgttaattgcttaattaactcaggaaccacacctgtgtggaagcacctactttcaatatactttgtatccctcatttactcaagcgtttccattattttggcagttacctgtaggagCTATCAGCTCTAACTGCTGTTCCGCTGTTATACagacattgagtgtacaaaacattatgaacaccctcctaatattgagttgcacccccttttgtcctCTGAACAGCCTCaatcgtcggggcatggactctacaaggtgttggaagggttccacagggatgctggcccatgtggattccaatgcttcccacagttgtgtcaagttggctggatgtccattcttgatacacatgggaaactgttgactgtgaaaaacccagcagcgttgcagttcttgtcacactcaaaccggtgcgcctggcaccttctaccataccctgttgaaaggcacttaaatctttcgtcattcccattcaccctctgaatagcacacatacacatacaatgtTTGCCTAAGtccaatgtaattactagttgttacacaggatttagctcatta contains:
- the xrcc3 gene encoding DNA repair protein XRCC3 isoform X1, coding for MVFVGNMDWEQLELNPRIIAAVKKANVKSAREILSLSGPDLQRLTHLSKSDVQHLHTAVAVSYRRHSPVTALQVHRGEFPFLEPGYKLSLACPVLDALLRGGVPLSGITELAGESSAGKTQFGLQLCLSVQYPLEYGGLNSGAVYICTEDSFPIKRLWQLITQQARLRPELPQALIRSIRFSDNIYIEHAADLGALQACVSQRVPILLSRGLVRLVVVDSVAALFRSEFQADEGIERARHMLTFAATLHRLSHNYSTPVLCINQVTDVIDGPDPAHCNFGLVDNKVLPALGMAWANQVMVRLMLLRLPGCVGTGEHGGSSAPRRLEVVFAPHLPRVSCLCGVWEEGVRGLPNTDPGP
- the xrcc3 gene encoding DNA repair protein XRCC3 isoform X2; translated protein: MVFVGNMDWEQLELNPRIIAAVKKALQVHRGEFPFLEPGYKLSLACPVLDALLRGGVPLSGITELAGESSAGKTQFGLQLCLSVQYPLEYGGLNSGAVYICTEDSFPIKRLWQLITQQARLRPELPQALIRSIRFSDNIYIEHAADLGALQACVSQRVPILLSRGLVRLVVVDSVAALFRSEFQADEGIERARHMLTFAATLHRLSHNYSTPVLCINQVTDVIDGPDPAHCNFGLVDNKVLPALGMAWANQVMVRLMLLRLPGCVGTGEHGGSSAPRRLEVVFAPHLPRVSCLCGVWEEGVRGLPNTDPGP